A genome region from Labrus mixtus chromosome 9, fLabMix1.1, whole genome shotgun sequence includes the following:
- the il10ra gene encoding interleukin-10 receptor subunit alpha produces MDKSKKTAFLAFLMIYIINVSGLDIPRPDKLVVNIMDGEVIVMWDDPVDLPSNPKYNVQMAKYGNKWVEVEGCTRISRTYCDLSSHIHDYSSAYKVRVQLVSGDDVSGWTVKLKFLPNTSELSPPSFTMMATSSTLKFIVHQKPILRKLFPYGVIYTVYLEETGEENKTTTAYLKDDVEEEERSTTFTSLHWGKVYCVSIKVEGSGALTTSPVTPKQCLQLPEQEYFIIAVSSLSIMGGLAFVAIMAALLLCYLRRPEKTPTALKPPVSHWLPLSVGEGTMEVVTDKGWLLSSYKIEKKTCVKGPETHVNITEDNDEEERRTSMDSGVSMESNSLTNRQGSPPLRQEDSGCGSLGGPESSTSSQKDYPLKEERTNKDTERNMEDIWVRMGCQLDSPSLNLDGQDSGFLKGVVSGGDYQSQSPSSVQIQVCDDQEEFKQKLPDLAEVITGYRATPQSCICSGAGQCTWCHKQGHYGAEVIKQYRAVCFENELLSSKSDFVDSYNRVNTFSNYPHNTKMDTIMIDDLESTFIQLKETFPLLTALTPLPLVEKGQDFNMNNVSLSLCDVQLITD; encoded by the exons ATGGATAAGAGCAAGAAGACGGCATTTCTTGCCTTTCTGATGATCTATATAATCAATGTGTCAG gACTGGATATCCCTCGGCCTGACAAACTGGTGGTGAATATTATGGATGGGGAGGTGATAGTAATGTGGGATGATCCTGTGGACCTGCCCTCAAACCCCAAATACAATGTACAAATGGCAAA GTACGGCAATAAATGGGTCGAGGTGGAAGGCTGCACAAGGATATCAAGGACCTATTGTGACCTCAGCAGCCATATACACGATTATAGCTCTGCCTACAAGGTCAGAGTTCAGCTGGTCTCAGGGGATGATGTGTCTGGATGGACAGTCAAGTTGAAATTTCTTCCAAACACAA GTGAATTGAGTCCACCCTCCTTCACTATGATGGCGACCTCCAGCACTCTAAAGTTCATTGTTCACCAGAAACCCATTCTCAGAAAACTCTTTCCTTATGGAGTCATCTACACCGTCTACctggaggagacaggagaggaaaatAAG ACGACAACAGCTTACCtgaaagatgacgttgaggaggaagagaggagtaCGACTTTCACTTCTCTCCACTGGGGGAAGGTGTACTGTGTCAGCATCAAGGTCGAGGGCAGTGGAGCTCTCACCACCAGCCCTGTAACCCCTAAACAGTGTCTGCAGCTACCAGAgcaag AATATTTCATAATTGCTGTATCATCCCTTTCCATCATGGGAGGACTAGCCTTTGTTGCCATCATGGCCGCACTCCTACTCTGTTACTTGAGACGTCCAGAGAAAACACCTACTGCATTG AAACCTCCTGTTAGCCACTGGCTTCCTCTCTCGGTTGGAGAAGGAACAATGGAGGTCGTTACAGACAAAGGATGGTTACTGTCAAGTTataaaattgaaaagaaaacctGTGTCAAAGGGCCAGAGACACATGTCAACATAACAGAGGACAatgacgaggaggagagaaggacaaGCATGGACAGTGGGGTCAGCATGGAGTCCAACTCTCTAACAAACAGACAGGGAAGTCCTCCATTGAGACAAGAGGACAGTGGCTGTGGGAGCTTGGGAGGACCAGAGAGCTCCACTAGCAGTCAGAAAGATTACCCTCTGAAAGAAGAAAGGACTAATAAAGACACTGAAAGGAACATGGAGGACATTTGGGTGAGAATGGGCTGCCAGCTTGATTCTCCTTCTTTGAATCTGGACGGTCAGGACAGTGGGTTTCTGAAGGGGGTAGTTTCTGGAGGCGATTATCAAAGCCAGAGCCCCTCTAGTGTACAGATTCAAGTCTGTGATGATCAAGAAGAGTTTAAACAGAAGCTTCCCGACTTGGCCGAAGTGATCACAGGCTACAGGGCTACGCCTCAATCCTGTATATGCTCAGGAGCAGGCCAGTGTACTTGGTGCCATAAACAAGGACATTATGGTGCTGAAGTTATCAAACAATACAGAGCTGTGTGCTTTGAAAATGAACTTTTGAGCAGCAAAAGTGATTTTGTGGACTCTTACAACAGAGTGAATACTTTTTCAAATTATCCCCATAATACAAAAATGGACACCATCATGATCGATGACTTGGAATCAACTTTTATACAACTGAAGGAGACTTTTCCTCTGCTAACAGCACTGACACCGCTGCCCCTTGTGGAAAAAGGACAGGACTTCAATATGAACAatgtgtcactctctctctgtgacgtACAGCTGATAACTGACTAA